From Peromyscus maniculatus bairdii isolate BWxNUB_F1_BW_parent chromosome 8, HU_Pman_BW_mat_3.1, whole genome shotgun sequence, a single genomic window includes:
- the LOC102928306 gene encoding histone H3.3A-like, translated as MARTKQTARESTGGKAPRKQLATKAARKSAPYTGGVKKPHRYRPGTVALGEIRPYQKSTELPIRKLPFQRLVREIAQDFKTDLRFQSAAIGALQEANEAYLVGLFEDTNLCAIHAKRVTIMPKDIQLARRIRGERA; from the coding sequence ATGGCTCGTACAAAGCAGACTGCCCGCGAATCCACCGGTGGTAAAGCGCCCAGGAAACAACTGGCTACTAAAGCCGCTCGCAAGAGTGCGCCCTATACTGGAGGGGTGAAGAAACCTCATCGTTACAGGCCTGGTACTGTGGCACTCGGTGAAATCAGACCTTATCAGAAGTCCACTGAACTTCCGATTCGCAAGCTCCCCTTCCAGCGTCTGGTGCGAGAAATTGCTCAGGACTTCAAAACAGATCTGCGCTTCCAGAGTGCAGCTATTGGTGCTTTGCAGGAGGCAAATGAGGCCTATCTGGttggcctttttgaagataccaacCTGTGTGCTATCCATGCCAAACGTGTAACAATTATGCCAAAAGATATCCAGCTAGCACGCCGCATACGCGGAGAACGTGCTTAA
- the Prss38 gene encoding serine protease 38: protein MAAPTSGPGPLGSLLLLLLLATPTWVASISHPHAKSQENSLSSDVACGQPVLQGKIVGGMPAPFQKWPWQVSLHYSGLHVCGGSILNAYWVLTAAHCFNREKRIETFDVYVGISNLDMATRYTQWFELNQVIMHPTHALFHPAGGDVALVQLKSPIVFSDAVLPICLPPSNLNLSNLSCWTTGWGLATQEGDSVKQLQEIQLPLIPKLQCQLLYGFTSYFLPEMFCAGDIKNVKNVCEGDSGGPLVCKLNQTWLQIGIVSWGRGCIHPLYPGVYANVSYFLNWIRYHVENTPTPPQLHPSFSSSPRAILSIFVNMLASLLVL from the exons ATGGCCGCCCCCACTTCCGGCCCAGGCCCCTTGGGATCGCTGCTGCTTCTACTCCTGCTGGCTACCCCAACATGGGTCGCATCGATCAGTCACCCACACGCTAAAAGCCAGGAAAATTCATTGAGCAGTGACGTGG CCTGTGGACAGCCAGTTCTGCAGGGCAAGATCGTGGGTGGAATGCCAGCCCCCTTTCAGAAATGGCCGTGGCAGGTCAGCCTGCATTACTCTGGCCTACACGTCTGCGGTGGCTCCATCCTCAATGCCTACTGGGTGCTGACAGCAGCACACTGCTTTAACAG GGAGAAGAGGATTGAGACCTTTGATGTGTACGTGGGCATCAGCAACCTCGACATGGCCACCAGATACACGCAGTGGTTTGAGCTTAACCAGGTGATCATGCACCCCACGCATGCGCTGTTTCACCCTGCTGGAGGGGACGTGGCGCTCGTGCAGCTGAAGAGCCCCATCGTCTTCTCCGATGCCGTGCTCCCAATTTGCTTGCCGCCTTCCAACCTGAACCTCAGCAATTTGTCTTGCTGGACCACTGGATGGGGACTGGCTACCCAGGAAG GTGACAGTGTGAAACAGCTACAGGAAATCCAGTTGCCACTGATCCCCAAGCTCCAGTGCCAGCTGCTCTATGGATTTACATCTTACTTCCTGCCAGAAATGTTCTGTGCTGGGGACATCAAGAATGTGAAGAATGTGTGTGAG GGTGACTCCGGCGGCCCACTGGTATGTAAGCTGAACCAGACCTGGCTGCAGATTGGAATAGTGAGCTGGGGCCGTGGATGCATCCATCCCCTGTACCCAGGGGTGTATGCCAATGTCTCCTACTTTTTGAACTGGATCCGTTATCATGTGGAGAACACACCCACTCCTCCTCAGCTGcatccctccttctcttcatCCCCAAGAGCCATCCTCAGCATTTTTGTGAACATGCTGGCTAGCCTGTTGGTGTTGTGA